The Montipora capricornis isolate CH-2021 chromosome 1, ASM3666992v2, whole genome shotgun sequence genome contains a region encoding:
- the LOC138037251 gene encoding kappa-type opioid receptor-like isoform X3: protein MNDAINATGTNGTNDHSSTLQVPDQLSLKAQIALTSAYAVTFLIALFGNFFGLLVVLKKSSRNATNLFIANMAIADLLLTVTVMPYQVKFLYKGNLWFGGKLGIVTCKVLFYAIPISIAASVLTMMLISFERFYAVFFPLREAIFQRPKILSTMIWILSFALMFPYVFLSDVSFDPDTNGYHCHFDLPTNNLSEDEIFRVLRIFHISLFVMVYALPLFITIIAYTLICRTLARRKIPGNITDSNRAVVEKSRRKVVRLLVVICVVFALCWFPTYVTHFFWFVLPDQQDKLPYVASFVFLWIAHANSAINPCLYVLLNDGFRKALFGLFKDLCGRGTNVVATTSAPDFRRGFTRKAWNEKHLEHVPEAPELIRQGTQPTSVAS, encoded by the exons ATGAACGACGCCATTAATGCTACAGGAACAAACG gaACAAACGACCACAGTTCCACACTACAAGTTCCCGATCAGTTATCATTGAAAGCCCAGATTGCCTTGACATCAGCATATGCAGTTACCTTCTTGATAGCCTTATTTGGCAATTTCTTTGGCTTGTTGGTGGTGTTAAAAAAATCTTCCAGAAATGCAACGAACCTCTTTATAGCAAACATGGCTATTGCAGATCTATTACTGACCGTAACAGTTATGCCATACCAagtcaaatttctttacaaggGAAATCTTTGGTTTGGAGGAAAATTGGGAATCGTTACCTGCAAAGTGCTTTTCTACGCTATTCCTATTTCTATAGCAGCTTCAGTGTTAACAATGATGCTCATTTCCTTTGAAAGATTTTACGCCGTTTTCTTTCCTCTTCGAGAAGCGATTTTCCAACGACCAAAGATTCTATCAACGATGATATGGATTCTTTCGTTTGCGTTAATGTTCCCTTACGTGTTTCTTTCTGATGTGTCATTTGATCCGGACACAAATGGTTACCATTGCCATTTCGACTTGCCCACAAACAATCTTTCAGAAGACGAAATTTTTCGCGTACTCAGAATCTTTCATATATCTCTTTTCGTAATGGTGTACGCCTTGCCACTCTTCATAACCATCATTGCATACACTTTGATATGCCGCACACTGGCTCGTCGTAAAATTCCAGGCAACATAACCGATAGCAACCGTGCCGTGGTTGAGAAGTCCAGGCGCAAGGTCGTGCGACTGTTGGTTGTTATATGCGTTGTTTTCGCGCTGTGCTGGTTTCCAACTTATGTCACTCATTTCTTCTGGTTTGTGCTTCCTGATCAACAGGACAAACTACCATACGTTGCAAgctttgtatttttgtggatagCTCATGCAAACAGCGCCATCAATCCTTGCCTCTATGTACTTCTGAACGATGGTTTTCGTAAGGCCCTCTTTGGGCTGTTCAAAGACTTGTGCGGACGGGGGACAAACGTTGTTGCTACGACAAGCGCGCCAGATTTTCGCCGAGGATTTACAAGAAAGGCGTGGAATGAAAAACACCTGGAACATGTCCCCGAAGCTCCTGAATTGATAAGACAAGGAACCCAGCCTACAAGTGTGGCTTCTTAG
- the LOC138037251 gene encoding kappa-type opioid receptor-like isoform X1, with protein MSKYKVLSFGKDTFRVTEAKMNDAINATGTNGTNDHSSTLQVPDQLSLKAQIALTSAYAVTFLIALFGNFFGLLVVLKKSSRNATNLFIANMAIADLLLTVTVMPYQVKFLYKGNLWFGGKLGIVTCKVLFYAIPISIAASVLTMMLISFERFYAVFFPLREAIFQRPKILSTMIWILSFALMFPYVFLSDVSFDPDTNGYHCHFDLPTNNLSEDEIFRVLRIFHISLFVMVYALPLFITIIAYTLICRTLARRKIPGNITDSNRAVVEKSRRKVVRLLVVICVVFALCWFPTYVTHFFWFVLPDQQDKLPYVASFVFLWIAHANSAINPCLYVLLNDGFRKALFGLFKDLCGRGTNVVATTSAPDFRRGFTRKAWNEKHLEHVPEAPELIRQGTQPTSVAS; from the exons ATGTCAAAATACAAAGTTTTGTCTTTTGGGAAAG ACACGTTTAGGGTCACTGAAGCTAAAATGAACGACGCCATTAATGCTACAGGAACAAACG gaACAAACGACCACAGTTCCACACTACAAGTTCCCGATCAGTTATCATTGAAAGCCCAGATTGCCTTGACATCAGCATATGCAGTTACCTTCTTGATAGCCTTATTTGGCAATTTCTTTGGCTTGTTGGTGGTGTTAAAAAAATCTTCCAGAAATGCAACGAACCTCTTTATAGCAAACATGGCTATTGCAGATCTATTACTGACCGTAACAGTTATGCCATACCAagtcaaatttctttacaaggGAAATCTTTGGTTTGGAGGAAAATTGGGAATCGTTACCTGCAAAGTGCTTTTCTACGCTATTCCTATTTCTATAGCAGCTTCAGTGTTAACAATGATGCTCATTTCCTTTGAAAGATTTTACGCCGTTTTCTTTCCTCTTCGAGAAGCGATTTTCCAACGACCAAAGATTCTATCAACGATGATATGGATTCTTTCGTTTGCGTTAATGTTCCCTTACGTGTTTCTTTCTGATGTGTCATTTGATCCGGACACAAATGGTTACCATTGCCATTTCGACTTGCCCACAAACAATCTTTCAGAAGACGAAATTTTTCGCGTACTCAGAATCTTTCATATATCTCTTTTCGTAATGGTGTACGCCTTGCCACTCTTCATAACCATCATTGCATACACTTTGATATGCCGCACACTGGCTCGTCGTAAAATTCCAGGCAACATAACCGATAGCAACCGTGCCGTGGTTGAGAAGTCCAGGCGCAAGGTCGTGCGACTGTTGGTTGTTATATGCGTTGTTTTCGCGCTGTGCTGGTTTCCAACTTATGTCACTCATTTCTTCTGGTTTGTGCTTCCTGATCAACAGGACAAACTACCATACGTTGCAAgctttgtatttttgtggatagCTCATGCAAACAGCGCCATCAATCCTTGCCTCTATGTACTTCTGAACGATGGTTTTCGTAAGGCCCTCTTTGGGCTGTTCAAAGACTTGTGCGGACGGGGGACAAACGTTGTTGCTACGACAAGCGCGCCAGATTTTCGCCGAGGATTTACAAGAAAGGCGTGGAATGAAAAACACCTGGAACATGTCCCCGAAGCTCCTGAATTGATAAGACAAGGAACCCAGCCTACAAGTGTGGCTTCTTAG
- the LOC138037251 gene encoding kappa-type opioid receptor-like isoform X2, translating to MDFRNYSQDTFRVTEAKMNDAINATGTNGTNDHSSTLQVPDQLSLKAQIALTSAYAVTFLIALFGNFFGLLVVLKKSSRNATNLFIANMAIADLLLTVTVMPYQVKFLYKGNLWFGGKLGIVTCKVLFYAIPISIAASVLTMMLISFERFYAVFFPLREAIFQRPKILSTMIWILSFALMFPYVFLSDVSFDPDTNGYHCHFDLPTNNLSEDEIFRVLRIFHISLFVMVYALPLFITIIAYTLICRTLARRKIPGNITDSNRAVVEKSRRKVVRLLVVICVVFALCWFPTYVTHFFWFVLPDQQDKLPYVASFVFLWIAHANSAINPCLYVLLNDGFRKALFGLFKDLCGRGTNVVATTSAPDFRRGFTRKAWNEKHLEHVPEAPELIRQGTQPTSVAS from the exons ATGGATTTTCGAAATTACAGTCAAG ACACGTTTAGGGTCACTGAAGCTAAAATGAACGACGCCATTAATGCTACAGGAACAAACG gaACAAACGACCACAGTTCCACACTACAAGTTCCCGATCAGTTATCATTGAAAGCCCAGATTGCCTTGACATCAGCATATGCAGTTACCTTCTTGATAGCCTTATTTGGCAATTTCTTTGGCTTGTTGGTGGTGTTAAAAAAATCTTCCAGAAATGCAACGAACCTCTTTATAGCAAACATGGCTATTGCAGATCTATTACTGACCGTAACAGTTATGCCATACCAagtcaaatttctttacaaggGAAATCTTTGGTTTGGAGGAAAATTGGGAATCGTTACCTGCAAAGTGCTTTTCTACGCTATTCCTATTTCTATAGCAGCTTCAGTGTTAACAATGATGCTCATTTCCTTTGAAAGATTTTACGCCGTTTTCTTTCCTCTTCGAGAAGCGATTTTCCAACGACCAAAGATTCTATCAACGATGATATGGATTCTTTCGTTTGCGTTAATGTTCCCTTACGTGTTTCTTTCTGATGTGTCATTTGATCCGGACACAAATGGTTACCATTGCCATTTCGACTTGCCCACAAACAATCTTTCAGAAGACGAAATTTTTCGCGTACTCAGAATCTTTCATATATCTCTTTTCGTAATGGTGTACGCCTTGCCACTCTTCATAACCATCATTGCATACACTTTGATATGCCGCACACTGGCTCGTCGTAAAATTCCAGGCAACATAACCGATAGCAACCGTGCCGTGGTTGAGAAGTCCAGGCGCAAGGTCGTGCGACTGTTGGTTGTTATATGCGTTGTTTTCGCGCTGTGCTGGTTTCCAACTTATGTCACTCATTTCTTCTGGTTTGTGCTTCCTGATCAACAGGACAAACTACCATACGTTGCAAgctttgtatttttgtggatagCTCATGCAAACAGCGCCATCAATCCTTGCCTCTATGTACTTCTGAACGATGGTTTTCGTAAGGCCCTCTTTGGGCTGTTCAAAGACTTGTGCGGACGGGGGACAAACGTTGTTGCTACGACAAGCGCGCCAGATTTTCGCCGAGGATTTACAAGAAAGGCGTGGAATGAAAAACACCTGGAACATGTCCCCGAAGCTCCTGAATTGATAAGACAAGGAACCCAGCCTACAAGTGTGGCTTCTTAG